A genomic segment from Nicotiana sylvestris chromosome 1, ASM39365v2, whole genome shotgun sequence encodes:
- the LOC104226234 gene encoding actin-depolymerizing factor, whose product MSFRIRGGTNASSGMGIADHSKATYMELQRKKVHRYVIFKIDEKKNEVVVEKTGGPAESYDDFTAALPENDCRYAVYDYDFVTSENCQKSKIFFFAWSPSVSRIRSKMLYATSKDRFRRELEGIHYEIQATDPTEVELEVLKERAN is encoded by the exons aTGTCTTTCAGAATCCGGGGTGgg ACAAATGCATCCTCTGGCATGGGGATTGCTGATCACAGCAAAGCTACATACATGGAACTGCAAAGGAAGAAGGTGCATCGATATGTGATATTTAAGATTGACGAGAAGAAAAATGAGGTTGTGGTTGAGAAAACTGGAGGTCCAGCTGAGAGCTATGATGATTTCACTGCAGCTCTTCCTGAGAATGACTGCCGATATGCGGTGTATGATTACGATTTCGTGACATCTGAGAACTGCCAAAAGAGCAAGATTTTCTTCTTTGCCTG GTCTCCTTCTGTTTCCCGCATTAGATCGAAGATGCTGTACGCCACATCTAAGGACAGGTTCAGAAGGGAGCTAGAAGGCATACACTATGAGATTCAGGCTACTGACCCTACTGAAGTAGAACTTGAAGTGCTCAAAGAACGCGCTAACTGA
- the LOC104226235 gene encoding uncharacterized protein, whose protein sequence is MESHGHRGSNPKALLASLLSKREKLQDELRNVEKQVYELETSYLQETGTFGNALKGFEGFLSTSNKNANLKRSRKFQLEDRLFSLSSVTSPAAEELGLGREDGRPDPTQGRMRGGGFATNGQGKPKKGRTGPRDGRKFRISNDLDLDDEDDPDSGLR, encoded by the exons ATGGAGTCCCATG GGCACAGAGGTTCAAATCCGAAGGCACTTCTTGCATCCCTCTTGAGCAAAAGAGAAAAGCTTCAAGATGAACTACGAAATGTTGAAAAACAA GTTTATGAACTAGAGACGAGTTATTTGCAAGAAACGGGCACTTTTGGAAATGCGTTAAAAGGTTTCGAAGGCTTTCTATCAACATCGAATAAGAATGCAAA CCTCAAAAGGTCGAGAAAATTTCAGCTCGAAGACAGGCTATTCTCATTGTCTTCAGTCACTTCACCAGCA GCGGAAGAGCTTGGACTTGGACGGGAAG ATGGAAGACCAGATCCTACTCAAGGTCGAATGAGGGGTGGAGGTTTTGCCACTAACGGACA GGGTAAACCAAAGAAGGGAAGAACCGGACCACGAGATGGAAGGAAGTTCCGAATATCAAACGACTTGGATCTTGATGATGAAGATGATCCAGATTCAGGCTTGAGATAG